A stretch of Clostridia bacterium DNA encodes these proteins:
- a CDS encoding TldD/PmbA family protein, whose amino-acid sequence MTFNKKQLERLLEITLERGGDFAEIYEEKKSVNLCSMEEKKIEDVSSGTVGGVGVRLIANDQTYYAYTSEFSYEAVENCAKAVAQTQKGKGPVNKIKLDEINVIQKKDTLIDPEDVEMDEKIELIRKADSYCWSRDERIIQVKVVYGDVTQNVVIANSEGVYVQDKRVRTKLIVQIVAQDEDGNIQSGYDAIGASTGFEFMRSNNPEKVAEQALRRVQLLLSASPAPAGKMTVVMSSEAGGTMVHEACGHGLEADLVEKGLSVYGGKIGELVASPLVTVIDDGTMENRYGSATYDDEGAPCQKNILIENGILKKYMTDRLSAKKMGAEPSGNGRRESYKHKPVTRMTNTYIAPGPHDPEEIVKEVEYGFFARKMGGGQVNTATGDFVFEVSEGYMIENGKIGRPVKGATLTGNGPEVLMKIDRVGNDLGYSIGTCGKDGQGVSVADAQPTIRIPELIVGGVVEEEE is encoded by the coding sequence ATGACGTTTAACAAAAAGCAATTAGAAAGACTCCTAGAAATCACCTTGGAAAGAGGTGGTGACTTTGCAGAGATCTATGAGGAGAAAAAGTCTGTAAATCTCTGTTCTATGGAGGAAAAAAAGATTGAGGATGTATCGTCAGGAACTGTGGGTGGCGTAGGTGTTCGGCTAATAGCCAATGACCAAACATACTATGCATATACTAGTGAATTTTCCTATGAGGCTGTGGAAAACTGTGCAAAAGCAGTGGCCCAGACTCAGAAAGGGAAAGGTCCCGTCAACAAAATAAAATTAGACGAAATAAATGTTATACAGAAAAAGGATACTTTAATTGATCCTGAAGATGTAGAGATGGATGAAAAAATTGAGCTTATCAGGAAAGCAGATTCCTATTGTTGGAGTCGAGATGAGCGAATCATTCAAGTAAAAGTAGTCTATGGTGATGTGACTCAAAATGTAGTAATTGCCAACAGTGAAGGAGTATATGTACAGGATAAGCGTGTTCGCACGAAGTTGATTGTACAGATTGTTGCCCAAGACGAAGATGGGAATATCCAGTCAGGGTATGATGCCATTGGGGCCTCGACAGGATTCGAATTCATGCGTTCCAATAATCCGGAGAAAGTTGCGGAGCAAGCCTTGCGACGGGTTCAACTCCTACTAAGTGCTTCACCAGCGCCTGCAGGCAAGATGACGGTGGTGATGTCTTCGGAAGCAGGTGGAACGATGGTACATGAAGCTTGTGGTCATGGCTTAGAGGCAGACCTAGTGGAAAAAGGACTAAGCGTTTACGGGGGCAAAATTGGAGAATTGGTAGCGAGTCCCTTGGTAACGGTTATCGATGATGGAACGATGGAAAATCGGTACGGAAGCGCGACCTATGATGATGAAGGGGCTCCTTGCCAAAAAAATATATTGATAGAAAATGGTATCTTGAAAAAATATATGACGGACCGATTGAGTGCTAAAAAAATGGGAGCAGAACCAAGCGGAAATGGTCGGCGTGAATCCTATAAGCACAAACCAGTAACCCGGATGACCAATACATATATCGCTCCTGGTCCGCATGATCCAGAAGAAATAGTGAAAGAGGTAGAATATGGATTCTTTGCCCGAAAAATGGGTGGAGGACAGGTGAATACTGCTACCGGTGATTTCGTATTTGAAGTCTCTGAAGGATATATGATTGAAAATGGGAAAATTGGTAGACCGGTTAAAGGGGCAACACTGACCGGGAACGGTCCCGAAGTTCTAATGAAAATAGACCGGGTTGGCAATGACTTAGGTTATTCTATTGGCACCTGTGGCAAAGACGGACAAGGAGTATCTGTTGCTGATGCCCAGCCTACCATACGAATTCCAGAATTGATTGTTGGTGGTGTTGTGGAAGAGGAGGAATAA
- a CDS encoding shikimate kinase: protein MKKSNIVLIGFMGTGKSVIGRKIAKELNMDFLDTDHEIEELVGMKIRDIFRCYGEKRFRSEETLVIKRVSLCENTVISCGGGVVLSAENVAALRRCGLMVELYADAQVIFERVKNNRNRPLLKGASVEDIEARYESRRKFYEVADIRIDTGLQNIEETVKTLKQAVSDLEGR from the coding sequence ATGAAGAAAAGCAATATTGTGCTGATTGGATTTATGGGAACGGGTAAAAGTGTAATCGGCCGAAAAATAGCCAAAGAGTTGAATATGGATTTTCTAGATACCGACCATGAGATTGAAGAATTGGTAGGGATGAAAATTAGGGATATCTTTCGATGCTATGGTGAAAAACGATTTCGTAGTGAAGAAACTCTAGTAATAAAAAGAGTATCCTTGTGTGAAAATACAGTAATCAGTTGCGGTGGTGGTGTTGTTCTTTCGGCAGAAAATGTGGCAGCTCTTCGACGGTGTGGGCTTATGGTTGAGCTTTACGCCGATGCGCAAGTTATTTTTGAACGAGTTAAGAACAACCGGAATCGTCCCTTACTTAAGGGCGCTTCGGTAGAAGACATTGAAGCAAGATATGAGTCGAGAAGAAAGTTTTATGAGGTAGCAGATATACGGATAGATACTGGATTGCAGAATATTGAAGAAACGGTGAAAACCCTAAAACAGGCAGTATCAGATCTGGAAGGAAGGTAA
- the aroE gene encoding shikimate dehydrogenase: MRNKLGVLGYPLGHTLSPAMQNAALRALGRDDLEYVILEKDYHELQKAIEDIKQDYLGINVTIPYKEKIMPWIQEVSHEARLAGAINTILVKDDKLVGTNTDGVGYLRSLREHDIDLKGKDILILGAGGASRGVATALAGAGVSRIDICCRKKNRGRALLDILTSVCKIEASWIDFKTLNKADISRYALIINTTPVGMYPNESETIPFPYEKLEKHQILSDLIYRPSMTKFLLEGSKRGLTVVGGLEMLLYQGAESLAFWLDCDPPIEVMRESLLEALSKE; encoded by the coding sequence ATGAGGAATAAATTGGGAGTGTTGGGATATCCTTTAGGACACACCTTATCACCAGCCATGCAAAATGCTGCGCTCAGAGCACTAGGACGAGATGACTTGGAATATGTGATCCTAGAAAAAGATTACCATGAACTTCAAAAGGCGATTGAAGACATAAAGCAGGATTATTTAGGAATCAATGTTACGATACCTTACAAAGAAAAAATTATGCCTTGGATTCAAGAAGTATCTCATGAGGCACGGCTTGCAGGTGCCATCAACACCATCCTCGTCAAAGATGATAAACTAGTCGGTACGAATACAGACGGTGTTGGATATTTAAGGAGCTTGCGCGAGCATGATATCGACCTCAAGGGGAAGGATATCCTGATTTTGGGAGCAGGTGGTGCATCACGAGGCGTTGCGACGGCACTGGCCGGTGCTGGAGTAAGTCGTATTGATATTTGTTGCCGGAAAAAAAATCGTGGTCGGGCATTGCTAGATATACTTACCTCAGTATGCAAGATTGAAGCATCCTGGATTGACTTTAAAACTTTGAATAAAGCAGATATATCGCGCTATGCACTTATTATCAACACGACGCCGGTAGGTATGTATCCAAATGAGTCAGAGACCATTCCCTTCCCATATGAAAAGCTTGAAAAACACCAGATTTTATCCGATCTAATATATCGTCCCAGCATGACAAAATTTTTGCTTGAAGGCAGTAAACGAGGCCTTACAGTTGTGGGTGGACTGGAAATGTTGCTCTATCAAGGGGCAGAAAGTCTGGCTTTTTGGTTGGATTGTGATCCACCCATTGAAGTGATGCGGGAAAGTTTGCTGGAGGCATTAAGTAAGGAATGA
- a CDS encoding YqeG family HAD IIIA-type phosphatase, whose product MLKRLTPDLYVKRIYNIPFSYLEKNKIKGVVIDLDNTIAPWNSNVIEKPFSDWLNMVQANGIQIVLVSNNKEERVKVFSKLIDVPFIAGATKPLRTAFIRAMDMMGSKKNETVVIGDQIFTDILGGNMVGLHTILVEPMASKEFIGTKVLRALERLVLSHLSMTEEKYEE is encoded by the coding sequence ATGCTGAAACGATTGACGCCGGATCTTTACGTGAAAAGAATATACAATATTCCATTTTCGTATTTGGAGAAGAACAAAATTAAAGGAGTCGTTATTGATCTTGACAATACCATCGCACCATGGAACTCCAATGTAATCGAGAAACCTTTTTCAGATTGGTTGAACATGGTACAGGCAAATGGTATTCAGATTGTATTGGTTTCGAATAATAAAGAAGAACGGGTCAAAGTTTTTTCTAAGCTGATAGATGTGCCGTTTATAGCTGGAGCTACTAAACCGCTGAGAACTGCCTTTATCCGGGCTATGGATATGATGGGAAGCAAGAAGAATGAGACGGTTGTGATTGGTGACCAAATATTTACCGATATACTGGGTGGAAATATGGTCGGCTTGCACACCATTCTGGTGGAGCCTATGGCTTCAAAAGAATTTATTGGGACCAAAGTGCTACGCGCTTTGGAACGACTTGTCCTATCACATCTAAGTATGACGGAGGAAAAATATGAGGAATAA
- a CDS encoding U32 family peptidase, translating to MTNKRVELLLPAGNMEKMKTAFLYGADAVYLGGPLLGLRAKAGNFTLEELSEAIRYAHDIGKKVYITTNIYAQNRDLDDARSYFRTLATMNPDALLISDFGLMRIAKQEAPLIPIHVSTQANVTNYESCLMYEELGASCVVLARELNIEEIQDTVRQSNLDIEIFAHGAMCMSYSGRCMLSMFMTNRSANRGECTHPCRWQYHVVEEQRPGEYLPVEEDERGTYIFNSKDLCTINDVDRLIEAGVSSLKIEGRMKSVHYVATVCKAYRQAIDAYYQNPESYQADEQWIRELKIVSDRDYCTGFLFGSPTGEDHNYGDYDIDRKVRFCAKVIGYDEQIKALILEQRNRFFVGDNLEIVQISGPNSVLKVDKIIDDQNQEVTCCPHPRQIIRVPYEKPLPEGTLIRVCKED from the coding sequence ATGACGAATAAGAGAGTAGAATTACTTTTGCCAGCAGGTAATATGGAGAAGATGAAAACAGCCTTCCTTTATGGAGCTGATGCAGTCTATCTCGGGGGTCCATTACTGGGACTTAGGGCAAAAGCTGGTAATTTCACTTTAGAGGAATTGTCAGAAGCAATTCGCTATGCCCACGACATAGGCAAAAAGGTATATATTACGACAAATATCTATGCGCAAAATAGGGACTTGGATGATGCGAGGAGCTATTTTCGCACTTTAGCAACGATGAATCCTGATGCCTTGCTAATATCCGATTTTGGGTTAATGCGTATCGCAAAACAAGAAGCACCTTTGATACCGATTCATGTTTCCACTCAAGCCAATGTGACCAACTATGAGAGTTGCCTAATGTATGAGGAATTGGGTGCAAGCTGTGTGGTCCTAGCCAGAGAATTGAATATTGAAGAAATTCAGGATACAGTTCGACAAAGCAATTTGGATATTGAAATATTTGCACATGGTGCCATGTGTATGTCGTATTCTGGCCGGTGTATGCTGTCCATGTTTATGACAAATCGTAGTGCCAATAGAGGAGAGTGTACGCATCCTTGCCGTTGGCAGTATCACGTTGTGGAAGAACAAAGACCAGGAGAATATTTACCCGTAGAGGAAGATGAGCGGGGCACCTATATATTTAATTCCAAGGATTTGTGTACAATCAATGATGTTGACCGATTGATTGAGGCTGGTGTTAGTAGTTTGAAGATTGAAGGTAGGATGAAGAGCGTACATTATGTGGCGACGGTGTGCAAAGCGTACCGTCAGGCTATTGATGCTTATTACCAAAACCCGGAATCCTACCAGGCGGACGAACAGTGGATTCGAGAATTGAAAATTGTGAGTGACCGTGATTATTGCACAGGATTCTTGTTTGGTAGCCCTACAGGAGAAGACCATAACTATGGGGATTACGATATTGATCGCAAAGTAAGATTTTGTGCCAAAGTGATTGGATATGATGAACAGATTAAGGCCTTGATTTTGGAACAAAGAAACAGATTTTTCGTTGGAGACAATTTGGAAATAGTACAGATTAGCGGGCCTAATAGTGTTTTGAAAGTGGATAAAATAATTGACGACCAAAACCAAGAAGTTACCTGTTGCCCGCACCCTAGACAGATTATTCGCGTGCCCTACGAAAAGCCATTGCCAGAAGGCACGTTGATACGAGTGTGCAAGGAGGATTGA
- the mltG gene encoding endolytic transglycosylase MltG, with protein sequence MKILKLLLLFILIGVLAVAGLFFYVSQQLSAPTMEGLVSLTVDAGETPRQVAENLEELQVIRNADIFYYWMRYFENPADIKAGEYQINRPMEKEEIFDLLKRGKVKEDSIRVTIPEGLKVDEIIEILVEKGLGSTEVYRELCMENFGDYDFLPEKVSPGAVYLLEGYLFPDTYDFFTDATEEDVLNKLLMRFKEIYSEDFQARAIELGYSDYQIVTMASIVEKEAKLDSERATIAGVFYNRLAMGMALQSCATIQFLFEEPKERLFNSDLEIESPYNTYQIVGLPPGPIASPGRKSIEAALWPEKHNYLYFVANDDGSHDFNKTFSEHVEDKNDE encoded by the coding sequence TTGAAGATATTGAAATTATTATTACTATTTATTTTAATTGGAGTCCTAGCAGTAGCGGGGCTGTTTTTCTATGTGAGTCAACAGCTGTCTGCACCTACTATGGAAGGTCTGGTAAGTTTGACTGTGGATGCAGGAGAAACACCAAGACAGGTAGCAGAAAATCTTGAAGAGCTTCAAGTTATTCGAAATGCCGATATATTCTACTACTGGATGCGTTACTTTGAGAATCCAGCTGACATTAAGGCTGGCGAATATCAGATTAATCGCCCTATGGAAAAGGAAGAAATATTTGACTTATTAAAAAGAGGAAAAGTGAAGGAAGATAGTATCAGGGTGACCATACCGGAAGGTCTGAAAGTGGATGAAATTATAGAAATCTTGGTTGAAAAAGGTCTTGGGTCTACAGAGGTTTATCGAGAATTATGCATGGAAAATTTCGGAGATTATGATTTTCTTCCGGAGAAAGTTTCACCAGGAGCAGTCTATTTATTAGAAGGATATCTTTTCCCTGACACCTATGATTTTTTCACGGATGCTACGGAAGAGGATGTTCTAAATAAGCTATTGATGCGCTTTAAAGAAATATATTCAGAGGATTTTCAGGCGCGGGCAATCGAACTAGGATATTCAGATTACCAAATTGTGACCATGGCCTCTATCGTAGAGAAAGAAGCCAAATTGGATTCTGAACGAGCAACCATAGCTGGAGTATTCTATAACCGCTTAGCAATGGGGATGGCTCTCCAATCTTGCGCGACGATTCAGTTCTTATTTGAAGAGCCCAAGGAGCGTTTATTTAACAGTGATTTAGAAATAGAGTCTCCATATAATACATATCAAATCGTAGGATTGCCACCAGGCCCTATAGCTAGTCCTGGTCGCAAATCTATAGAAGCAGCATTGTGGCCAGAGAAACACAATTATCTGTATTTCGTTGCGAATGATGATGGAAGTCATGATTTTAACAAAACTTTCTCTGAGCATGTGGAGGACAAGAATGACGAATAA
- a CDS encoding DUF1292 domain-containing protein produces the protein MEERLNGEAEITDLVVLLDEEDNEHQFIIVEVVEIEGNKYAVLEPTEGEEDEAVILKFDKDDEANDILITIDNEDEWDLVVNSIGDILDS, from the coding sequence ATGGAAGAAAGATTGAATGGAGAAGCGGAAATTACAGATTTGGTGGTTCTGCTGGATGAAGAGGATAATGAACATCAGTTCATCATTGTGGAAGTGGTGGAAATAGAAGGTAATAAGTATGCTGTTTTAGAGCCCACAGAAGGCGAAGAAGATGAGGCTGTGATTCTGAAATTTGACAAAGATGACGAAGCGAATGATATACTTATTACCATTGATAATGAAGATGAATGGGATCTAGTCGTAAATTCTATTGGAGACATACTGGATTCTTAG
- the ruvX gene encoding Holliday junction resolvase RuvX, with translation MKAIGLDVGDRRIGVAKTDALNITAQGVCVVYVKSKIEKTYEQISQIIKEENADTLVVGLPRNMNGTFGPQAEKVQNFVGNLQEYTTVEVEYFDERLTTVSAQRALLEGDVSRKKRKTVVDELAAVIILQSWMDWKKNCGR, from the coding sequence ATGAAAGCGATTGGATTAGACGTTGGCGACAGGCGTATTGGGGTTGCCAAAACAGATGCACTAAACATTACAGCGCAGGGAGTCTGTGTGGTATATGTAAAATCAAAGATAGAGAAAACCTATGAACAGATCTCCCAGATTATTAAGGAAGAAAATGCGGACACACTGGTTGTGGGCCTACCACGCAACATGAATGGTACATTTGGACCACAAGCTGAAAAGGTCCAGAATTTTGTGGGAAATCTGCAAGAATATACTACCGTAGAGGTCGAATATTTTGATGAACGCTTAACTACCGTATCAGCACAAAGGGCTTTGCTTGAAGGCGATGTATCTAGAAAAAAACGCAAAACAGTGGTGGATGAACTTGCTGCCGTCATTATTTTGCAGAGCTGGATGGATTGGAAGAAGAATTGCGGCCGCTAA
- a CDS encoding IreB family regulatory phosphoprotein has protein sequence MPEEFESTMQFSSEELQEEKVREVIKQVFEALEEKGYSPANQLVGYLLSGDPAYITSYNNARTIISTLERDEIVKVLLNSYLRTKTASE, from the coding sequence ATGCCTGAAGAATTTGAAAGCACGATGCAGTTTTCGAGTGAAGAGCTACAAGAAGAAAAGGTAAGAGAAGTCATCAAACAGGTGTTTGAAGCTTTGGAAGAAAAAGGGTATTCTCCAGCGAATCAATTGGTTGGATATCTTTTATCAGGTGATCCTGCTTATATTACCAGCTACAACAATGCTAGAACTATTATCTCCACGCTGGAAAGAGATGAAATTGTCAAGGTGTTGCTGAACAGCTATTTAAGAACCAAGACAGCCTCTGAGTAA
- the alaS gene encoding alanine--tRNA ligase: protein MLSGDQIREKFLKYFEQKGHTIVESSSLVPHDDPTLLFTNAGMNQFKDVFLGLDERPYTRATSSQKCVRAGGKHNDLDTVGKTARHHTFFEMLGNFSFGDYFKKEAIEYAWEFLTVVLEIPKDRLWVTVFRDDDEAERLWLEYTDVDPQKIVRLGEKDNFWSMGEVGPCGPCSEIIYDRGESYACTEEPCAIGGCDCDRWLEIWNLVFMEFDRDSEGKMTSLPKPSIDTGMGLERITSVLQHKDTNYEVDLIWPLIAKVEEIAAKTYIPGEKGFPMRVIADHARSCTFLIGDGIMPSNEGRGYVLRRIIRRAVRFGKVLNIEGLFLNDMVDTVISLMGETYPQIVQDRDFIKKIIRLEEERFQETIDSGMKMASDMVDQIKEEGRTVLDGSLAFQLYDTYGFPFDLAEDIALENGLEVDKDGFEAAMAAQKERARKSSGTEDAFATATKLANLFQNLPKTEFVGYDNGIFESKILLLADEKAVKVEALKSGEQGYVVLDNSPFYGEAGGQIGDTGYLKMQDEILAEVLDTKKAVDGRIYCRVEVNKDLNTNQKVSAEVSTTRRNRIARNHSATHLLHSALKKVLGTHANQKGSLVTEEKLRFDFNHFAPMTQKELDMVETLVNRAIMQNDVVDTRVMPIDEAKNIGATALFGEKYGDKVRVVRMGEESMEFCGGTHVSRTGNIGPLKILSETGIGAGLRRIEALTGEETLKEYKNTENRLMSVAGILKASPQDTEIRARAILDELRTKENELANLRAKFNEIQSGQLLKDAQNIDGIVLLASEVETTDMDGLRKKGDALKQEMKNGVLVLGTKNGDKVNFLVMVFGEALKRGIHAGKLVKEIAGLAGGGGGGKPSMAQAGGKKPDKLSYAIGKSSEILEKQIKSK, encoded by the coding sequence ATGCTGAGCGGAGATCAAATCAGAGAAAAGTTTTTAAAATATTTTGAGCAAAAGGGACATACTATTGTTGAATCCTCATCACTGGTACCACATGACGACCCGACCTTACTGTTTACCAATGCTGGTATGAATCAGTTTAAGGATGTCTTCTTAGGATTGGATGAACGACCATATACTCGGGCTACTAGCTCGCAAAAATGCGTAAGAGCCGGTGGTAAGCATAACGATTTGGATACTGTAGGAAAAACAGCACGTCATCATACTTTTTTTGAAATGTTGGGTAATTTTTCCTTTGGTGACTATTTTAAGAAGGAAGCCATCGAATATGCTTGGGAATTTTTGACTGTCGTGCTGGAAATTCCGAAGGACCGATTGTGGGTTACTGTATTCAGGGATGATGATGAGGCTGAAAGACTATGGCTGGAATATACTGATGTTGATCCTCAAAAAATTGTCAGACTAGGAGAAAAAGACAATTTTTGGTCCATGGGAGAAGTGGGACCTTGCGGACCGTGTAGTGAGATTATATACGACCGTGGTGAATCCTATGCCTGTACGGAGGAACCATGTGCCATTGGTGGATGTGACTGTGATCGCTGGTTGGAAATTTGGAATTTAGTATTCATGGAATTTGATCGTGATTCAGAAGGAAAAATGACTTCCCTACCCAAACCAAGCATTGATACTGGCATGGGCTTAGAGCGTATAACTAGTGTCCTACAACACAAGGATACCAACTACGAGGTGGATTTGATTTGGCCCTTAATAGCCAAAGTCGAAGAAATCGCAGCAAAGACATATATCCCAGGTGAAAAAGGCTTTCCAATGCGCGTTATAGCTGATCATGCTAGAAGCTGCACATTCCTTATTGGCGATGGAATTATGCCTAGCAACGAAGGTAGAGGCTATGTGTTGCGTCGAATTATTAGGCGGGCTGTTCGTTTTGGCAAAGTACTGAATATTGAAGGTCTATTTCTAAACGATATGGTAGATACCGTTATTTCATTGATGGGTGAAACGTATCCGCAAATCGTACAAGATCGGGACTTTATAAAAAAAATTATTCGCTTGGAGGAAGAAAGATTCCAAGAAACAATTGATAGTGGAATGAAGATGGCCTCTGATATGGTAGATCAAATTAAGGAAGAAGGGCGTACTGTTTTAGATGGTTCTTTGGCCTTCCAACTATATGATACCTATGGATTTCCATTTGACCTGGCTGAGGATATTGCTTTAGAAAATGGTCTTGAAGTAGATAAGGATGGATTTGAAGCAGCTATGGCCGCACAGAAAGAACGGGCAAGAAAGTCTAGTGGTACAGAGGATGCCTTTGCGACAGCAACGAAATTGGCAAATCTTTTCCAAAACCTACCTAAGACTGAATTTGTTGGATACGATAACGGAATTTTCGAGTCCAAAATACTCTTGCTTGCAGATGAAAAGGCTGTTAAAGTTGAAGCCCTGAAATCCGGGGAACAAGGATATGTAGTATTGGATAATTCTCCCTTTTACGGAGAAGCTGGTGGCCAAATTGGAGATACAGGATATCTGAAAATGCAAGATGAGATTCTAGCAGAAGTATTAGATACCAAAAAAGCTGTGGATGGTCGGATATATTGTCGTGTAGAAGTTAATAAAGATTTGAACACGAATCAGAAGGTTTCTGCTGAGGTGTCTACAACACGTAGAAATCGGATTGCGAGAAACCACTCAGCCACCCATCTTTTACATAGTGCACTCAAAAAGGTGCTTGGAACGCATGCTAATCAGAAGGGTTCCTTGGTGACAGAAGAAAAATTACGTTTTGATTTTAACCACTTTGCACCAATGACGCAAAAAGAGTTGGATATGGTGGAGACACTGGTAAATAGAGCTATTATGCAAAATGATGTTGTGGATACACGTGTTATGCCAATTGATGAAGCAAAAAATATTGGGGCAACAGCTCTTTTCGGAGAGAAATATGGTGATAAGGTACGCGTCGTTCGCATGGGCGAGGAAAGTATGGAGTTTTGCGGAGGCACACACGTAAGCCGTACTGGCAACATAGGGCCTTTGAAAATTCTATCTGAAACAGGTATTGGAGCAGGGCTCAGACGGATTGAAGCATTGACAGGTGAGGAAACACTGAAGGAATACAAAAACACCGAGAATCGGCTGATGAGTGTGGCTGGCATACTGAAAGCATCGCCACAAGATACGGAAATAAGAGCTAGAGCAATACTAGATGAATTAAGGACAAAAGAGAACGAATTGGCCAACCTTAGAGCAAAATTTAACGAGATTCAGTCTGGACAGCTACTTAAAGATGCTCAGAATATTGATGGAATCGTTTTATTGGCCTCAGAAGTAGAAACTACAGACATGGATGGCCTACGTAAAAAAGGCGATGCATTAAAACAAGAAATGAAAAATGGTGTACTGGTCTTAGGAACCAAGAATGGTGATAAAGTTAACTTTTTAGTCATGGTCTTTGGCGAGGCACTTAAGCGAGGTATACATGCTGGTAAACTAGTAAAAGAAATTGCTGGTTTAGCTGGTGGCGGTGGTGGCGGAAAGCCAAGTATGGCACAAGCGGGAGGTAAAAAACCGGATAAATTGTCTTATGCCATAGGAAAAAGTAGTGAGATACTGGAAAAACAAATCAAATCCAAATAA
- a CDS encoding TIGR00282 family metallophosphoesterase, translating into MEVLFIGDIVGRVGRTAVRDYLARYKDKYDFIIANGENAAGGRGITKDTAAELFYSGIDAMTMGNHVWDKMEAKALIKVEGRIVRPANYPEGLPGKGLAFFPTRLGKEIAVVNLSGRAFLDSLDDPFRIGKQLLKKAQERTPYVFVDFHAEATSEKLAFKFYVDGMASLIAGTHTHVQTNDDEITESGMGYISDVGMTGPVDSILGMRKEECIERFLYGIPVRLQTATGRAWISGIHFSLDSKGRCTKIEKIREII; encoded by the coding sequence ATGGAAGTTTTATTTATCGGGGATATTGTAGGTCGTGTTGGACGTACCGCTGTAAGAGATTATTTAGCACGATACAAGGATAAATACGATTTCATCATTGCCAATGGCGAAAATGCAGCCGGTGGCAGAGGGATAACGAAAGATACAGCGGCAGAATTGTTTTATTCTGGTATAGATGCTATGACAATGGGAAACCATGTCTGGGATAAGATGGAAGCAAAAGCGCTGATTAAGGTAGAAGGAAGGATCGTAAGACCCGCCAATTATCCAGAAGGCCTTCCGGGTAAAGGCTTAGCATTCTTTCCAACTAGATTGGGTAAGGAAATTGCAGTGGTCAATCTATCTGGTCGAGCATTTCTAGATAGTTTAGATGATCCATTTCGTATTGGAAAACAGCTACTTAAAAAAGCACAAGAACGTACACCGTATGTATTTGTGGATTTTCATGCAGAAGCAACTTCAGAAAAGTTGGCTTTCAAGTTCTATGTTGACGGCATGGCGAGCCTTATTGCTGGAACCCATACCCATGTGCAGACCAACGATGATGAAATTACGGAAAGCGGCATGGGCTACATCAGCGATGTGGGAATGACTGGTCCGGTTGATTCTATACTAGGAATGAGGAAAGAAGAATGTATTGAGAGATTTCTCTATGGTATTCCAGTTAGGTTACAAACAGCAACTGGGCGCGCTTGGATAAGTGGAATCCATTTTTCCCTTGATTCTAAGGGCCGTTGCACTAAGATTGAAAAAATACGGGAAATAATTTAA